Proteins encoded together in one Porites lutea chromosome 2, jaPorLute2.1, whole genome shotgun sequence window:
- the LOC140926156 gene encoding uncharacterized protein gives MGDFNRLDTSSFRSAFKLKQIVKFHTRGNQTLDLVLTNIKELYEEPIKRPAFGLSDHASVELQPLSRCKSQPLKRSIISRDQRESYRVALSSYLEKVNIADLVKNKDTCDEKVQLMEEAIISGMDAIMPLKEKSISVNEAPWMNNSLKRLIRRRQKALANNNLAEYKQLRNKVNRDRKACRAKYYDAKEIKQLSGFSKVERASPIADLQHLADEGEDPRHLANVINDAFLSPMTAFTPLVTPDAHARARAYTCQQDLPRPISEFSVFEKLSALNTNKASGPDGIPSWLLKENADLLAAPVADILNSSYLERRLPTSWKKADITPLPKTSLVSDVNKHLRPISLTPILSKVGEEFVVDGYIKPAVLAKIDQNQYGTVPNSSTVHALISMLHNWYKNTDGNGSTVRVVLFDFRKAFDLIDHAILMAKLTDYELPPWVLDWIADFLTDRKQRVKLAHDCYSDWGSVRAGVPQGTKLGPWLFLVMINDINVNGVNLWKYVDDTSMAETVHKGQPSGIQFAVDDLVRQKIYNHLWFERTCSSNNCLHLLSVGSLSLTSGHGRNTASFPY, from the exons ATGGGGGATTTTAACAGACTCGATACCTCGAGTTTTAGGAGCGCTTTTAAGCTGAAACAAATTGTCAAATTCCATACACGAGGAAATCAGACTCTGGATCTCGTTTTGACCAACATCAAAGAATTATATGAGGAGCCAATAAAACGCCCAGCTTTTGGTCTGTCAGATCACGCATCTGTTGAACTTCAGCCCTTGTCTCGCTGTAAATCTCAACCATTAAAACGATCCATCATTTCAAGAGACCAGCGGGAAAGTTACAGGGTCGCCCTGAGTTCATACTTGGAAAAAGTCAACATCGCCGACCTTGTAAAGAACAAAGATACATGTGATGAGAAAGTACAGTTAATGGAAGAAGCTATCATCTCCGGAATGGACGCAATCATGCCCTTGAAAGAAAAGTCGATATCAGTGAACGAGGCGCCATGGATGAATAACTCTCTTAAACGCCTTATTCGCCGCCGGCAAAAGGCATTGGCCAACAACAATTTGGCTGAGTACAAACAGCTCCGGAATAAAGTGAACAGAGATCGGAAGGCGTGTCGAGCAAAGTATTATGATGCCAAA GAAATCAAACAGCTAAGTGGTTTTTCTAAGGTCGAGCGCGCGAGCCCCATCGCAGACCTTCAACACCTTGCGGATGAGGGGGAAGACCCTAGACATTTGGCCAATGTTATTAACGACGCTTTTTTGTCACCAATGACCGCTTTCACCCCTCTAGTCACGCCTGATGCACACGCGCGTGCGCGCGCGTATACATGCCAACAAGATCTTCCCCGTCCGATATCTGAGTTTTCAGTCTTTGAGAAACTATCGGCGCTTAATACGAACAAAGCATCCGGACCTGATGGAATCCCTTCTTGgttattaaaagaaaacgcgGACTTATTGGCTGCACCAGTGGCAGACATCTTGAATTCTTCCTATTTGGAGCGTCGCCTTCCAACTTCGTGGAAGAAAGCGGACATTACACCCCTCCCGAAGACTTCACTTGTTAGCGATGTGAACAAACACCTGAGACCCATTTCGCTGACTCCAATTCTCTCCAAAGTCGGGGAAGAGTTTGTCGTTGACGGCTACATCAAGCCTGCCGTCCTTGCAAAGATTGACCAGAACCAATATGGGACTGTTCCGAACTCCAGCACAGTGCATGCCCTGATCAGCATGCTCCACAACTGGTATAAGAATACTGACGGCAACGGTTCTACTGTGCGCGTGGTGCTCTTTGACTTTAGGAAAGCATTCGATCTCATCGACCACGCCATTCTTATGGCTAAACTTACTGATTATGAGCTACCACCTTGGGTGCTGGACTGGATTGCAGATTTTCTTACTGACAGGAAGCAACGAGTGAAACTCGCCCACGATTGCTACTCGGATTGGGGATCTGTCAGGGCAGGTGTCCCGCAGGGGACAAAATTGGGGCCCTGGCTCTTCCTGGTAATGATAAATGACATCAATGTGAATGGTGTCAACCTTTGGAAGTACGTCGATGACACATCGATGGCCGAGACAGTCCACAAGGGCCAACCAAGTGGAATCCAATTTGCTGTAGACGACCTAGTTAGGCAA aaaatttataatcaCCTGTGGTTCGAGCGGACCTGTTCATCGAACAATTGCTTGCACTTGCTGAGTGTCGGCTCTTTAAGTCTAACTTCAGGGCATGGAAGAAATACTGCATCCTTTCCTTACTAA
- the LOC140926966 gene encoding uncharacterized protein yields MLPIKLEEGIILEHLRGLVNGEGHEKCFDGEIGYSDTQDSDSDISPTQLLEQLRINKHANSALAMPVPILMLAYSVLEQEIEDLLKLEKLYCLVEEKIVFIVSAQEAEDELKNNMTLDCVDRGILKTKLMRKRKAKFDIFSAADPSRHLLRWIVIEASFRGEDISLSDATDTPQGIIGVSEKSVSKRSVKVIVDGAKETSPQTRPSGKEDGEDMVVDPNRFANQLESEQHTVVSFLPSAPGSGKRVTDHSTIPVTSKKKKIETGTCNSTSTETVSPKMQVTLGESSVTEQKEALPAV; encoded by the coding sequence ATGCTGCCAATCAAATTGGAAGAGGGCATTATCCTTGAGCACCTTCGTGGCCTAGTTAACGGAGAGGGTCATGAGAAATGTTTTGATGGGGAGATTGGATACAGTGACACGCAGGATAGCGACTCTGATATTTCTCCAACGCAATTGCTAGAACAGCTGAGAATAAACAAGCACGCGAATTCTGCGCTGGCCATGCCAGTTCCAATCCTTATGCTTGCTTACTCTGTTCTGGAACAAGAAATAGAAGACTTGTTAAAGCTGGAGAAGCTATATTGTCTTGTCGAAGAGAAGATAGTTTTCATCGTCAGTGCCCAAGAAGCAGAAGACGAATTgaagaacaacatgacacttgACTGCGTAGATAGGGGAATTCTAAAAACCAAGCTTATGAGAAAAAGAAAGGCTAAATTTGACATATTTTCAGCAGCGGACCCCAGTCGACATCTTTTGCGGTGGATTGTCATCGAGGCATCGTTCAGGGGTGAAGACATCAGCCTATCTGATGCTACTGATACGCCTCAAGGCATCATTGGTGTTTCTGAAAAAAGTGTCAGCAAGAGATCAGTGAAAGTGATCGTCGACGGAGCAAAGGAAACCTCACCGCAGACAAGACCGTCGGGAAAGGAAGACGGGGAAGATATGGTTGTTGATCCAAACAGATTTGCTAATCAGCTGGAGTCTGAACAGCACACAGTGGTTTCGTTTCTACCCAGTGCACCAGGTAGCGGTAAACGGGTTACGGATCATAGTACAATACCTGTaacaagtaaaaagaagaagatcGAGACCGGCACTTGCAACTCTACGTCTACAGAAACCGTGAGTCCTAAAATGCAAGTGACTCTGGGTGAGAGTTCCGTGACCGAGCAAAAGGAGGCTCTTCCAGCAGTATAG